One region of Hoeflea sp. 108 genomic DNA includes:
- a CDS encoding LysR family transcriptional regulator has product MRILDLNTFLVLARNRHFGRTAQELNTTQPAISTRLAALEAEFGCRLVHRGDREFRLTPEGERALEVFQGVIENLQDLRGELKQGYRAATTTIRIGVIDSVASTWMPQLVETLREEAPNLRIELTVEATSDLVHHMERGKFDLIFCLDPAIGDGFRSFIACVWQMTWAGSPKLVQQGQTYSVDELARMPIVTFPKDTPPYRQIAPYFQDERVLASKMTSSNSLFAIINLLIDGFGVAALPTVTIERELKLGLLHQMDVAKWFPPMPIVATYQSSTHQKIIQLVAEYARQSASAFCARSRPGTAWTVDTSPAVSAAAQG; this is encoded by the coding sequence ATGCGTATCCTCGACCTGAACACTTTCCTCGTGCTGGCGCGCAACCGCCACTTCGGGCGCACAGCCCAGGAGCTGAACACGACGCAGCCGGCCATTTCAACCAGGCTGGCTGCGCTCGAAGCCGAGTTCGGCTGCCGGCTGGTGCATCGTGGCGACCGCGAATTCCGGCTGACGCCGGAGGGCGAACGCGCCCTCGAAGTGTTCCAGGGCGTCATCGAGAACCTTCAGGACCTTCGCGGCGAGCTCAAGCAGGGCTACCGCGCCGCCACCACCACCATCCGCATCGGCGTCATCGACTCGGTCGCCTCGACCTGGATGCCGCAGCTGGTGGAGACGCTGCGCGAGGAAGCACCCAACCTCCGCATCGAGCTGACCGTCGAGGCCACGTCCGACCTCGTCCATCATATGGAACGCGGCAAGTTCGACCTGATCTTTTGCCTCGACCCCGCCATCGGCGACGGCTTCCGCAGCTTCATCGCCTGCGTCTGGCAGATGACCTGGGCCGGCTCGCCCAAGCTGGTGCAGCAAGGCCAGACCTACAGCGTCGACGAGCTGGCGCGCATGCCGATCGTGACCTTTCCCAAGGACACCCCGCCCTACCGCCAGATCGCGCCCTACTTCCAGGACGAGCGCGTGCTGGCCTCGAAGATGACCAGTTCGAACTCGCTGTTCGCCATCATCAACCTTTTGATCGACGGCTTCGGCGTGGCCGCACTTCCCACCGTCACCATCGAACGCGAGCTCAAGCTGGGGCTGCTGCACCAGATGGACGTGGCGAAATGGTTCCCGCCCATGCCGATCGTCGCCACCTACCAGTCGTCCACCCACCAGAAGATCATTCAGCTGGTTGCCGAATATGCCCGCCAGAGCGCCAGCGCCTTCTGTGCCCGCTCGCGCCCCGGCACCGCCTGGACCGTTGATACGTCACCCGCCGTCAGCGCGGCTGCCCAGGGCTAG
- a CDS encoding alpha/beta hydrolase: MRLNRRELAAMSLSALMFAADASAETAAPAPGQPAPTITDPLGLVDPELRPILDRIPPLHLGMDNLQAVRGTQFPPALPLPAIQPEDRFIAGGEGNSKLRIVVLDPAPERSAKPAILHIHGGGLVVGKPEVAIQELQHLSAELGAVVVSVDYRLAPEYPFPAGLNDAYAALAWLHGSAEELGIDPQRIAVMGESAGAGLAAAVSLRARDRKELPIRFQLLRYPMLDDRTALRTPPAHVGTFIWNWQSNLFGWTSALGRKPVMDDAPAEAVPARATSFGGLPSTWIGVGTLDLFAQESIGFAARLMEAGVPVEMSVAPGAYHGFDSMVPQARISAAFAASWKSALGRALGVD; this comes from the coding sequence ATGCGCCTCAACCGCAGGGAACTCGCCGCCATGTCTTTGTCCGCCCTCATGTTCGCCGCCGATGCCAGCGCCGAGACCGCCGCACCGGCGCCCGGACAACCAGCGCCGACGATCACCGACCCGCTTGGTCTCGTCGATCCCGAGCTTCGCCCGATCCTCGACCGGATCCCGCCGCTTCATCTCGGCATGGACAATCTGCAGGCGGTGCGCGGCACCCAGTTCCCTCCGGCCTTGCCGCTGCCGGCCATCCAGCCCGAGGACCGGTTCATTGCCGGCGGCGAGGGCAATTCGAAGCTGCGGATCGTCGTCCTCGATCCTGCCCCGGAGCGTTCCGCCAAGCCCGCGATCCTGCATATCCATGGCGGTGGTCTGGTCGTCGGCAAGCCGGAGGTCGCGATACAGGAACTGCAGCACCTGTCGGCCGAACTCGGCGCCGTCGTGGTGTCGGTCGACTATCGCCTCGCGCCCGAATATCCGTTTCCGGCCGGCCTGAACGACGCCTATGCGGCGCTCGCATGGCTGCATGGATCGGCGGAGGAGCTTGGTATCGATCCGCAACGCATCGCCGTGATGGGTGAAAGCGCGGGCGCGGGGCTGGCGGCAGCCGTCTCGCTCCGGGCACGCGACCGGAAAGAACTCCCGATCCGCTTCCAGCTGTTGCGCTACCCGATGCTCGACGACCGCACCGCTCTGCGCACGCCGCCCGCCCATGTCGGTACTTTCATCTGGAACTGGCAGTCTAACCTCTTCGGCTGGACATCTGCGCTTGGCCGCAAGCCGGTCATGGACGACGCGCCCGCGGAGGCCGTGCCGGCACGCGCAACCAGTTTCGGTGGCCTTCCGTCCACCTGGATCGGGGTGGGCACGCTCGATCTGTTCGCGCAGGAATCGATCGGTTTCGCGGCGCGACTGATGGAGGCCGGCGTGCCGGTCGAAATGTCGGTGGCGCCGGGTGCATACCACGGCTTTGACAGCATGGTTCCGCAGGCGCGCATCTCCGCCGCCTTCGCAGCCAGCTGGAAATCCGCCCTCGGGCGCGCATTGGGCGTCGACTAA
- a CDS encoding MFS transporter: protein MFSHSSPEAGTPAQSARLMLAIICGAQFLVVIDAVVLMVAGPALAQALGANERDLQWVFNAYALTFGGLLLLAGRAGDRIGHRRVFTAGALVFALSSLIGAFSQSMAMLIAARGLQGVGSAMLAANSLALLTLHFPAGPSRLRALGLFASSATVGVASGTLLGGLLTNYFGWSSVLLVNVPLGLAMAWATSRTKGQSETEAASAAGLDWAGAATATLGFAALTLGIAEMAAPTPMTLAILAASMVLLGAFVAIERRSAAPLLDLGVLRLRPVAAGNALIFVHSAGPLVMLFFGSLYFQQVRGLQPLETGLLFLPMALASIAGARFAPAAMGRLAPRIIVALGFVLMGVSALILSWLPAAPEPFIAASSVAFAIGGFGSALSFVCLTEAATSSARKGEAGMISGLVNTSLQMGGASVLASTLVIAAVGSSAPLDVHSSAFTAAAAILLAGAAAGFFLLPGKSGRAGA, encoded by the coding sequence ATGTTTTCACACTCCTCACCCGAAGCCGGCACGCCGGCACAATCCGCGCGGCTGATGCTGGCAATCATCTGCGGCGCCCAATTCCTGGTGGTCATCGACGCCGTCGTCCTGATGGTTGCCGGCCCGGCGCTGGCGCAAGCCCTCGGCGCCAACGAACGCGACCTGCAATGGGTCTTCAACGCCTATGCGCTCACCTTTGGCGGGCTGCTGCTCCTGGCGGGCAGGGCGGGCGACCGCATCGGCCACCGCCGCGTCTTCACCGCCGGCGCGCTGGTCTTCGCGCTGTCTTCGCTCATCGGCGCCTTCAGCCAGTCGATGGCGATGCTGATCGCCGCAAGGGGCCTGCAGGGTGTCGGCTCCGCCATGCTGGCGGCCAATTCGCTGGCTCTGCTCACCTTGCACTTCCCCGCCGGCCCGTCACGGTTGCGCGCGCTCGGGCTGTTCGCCTCGTCGGCGACTGTCGGTGTTGCGTCCGGCACCTTGCTCGGCGGCCTTCTCACCAATTATTTCGGCTGGTCGTCGGTGCTGCTCGTCAATGTACCGCTCGGCCTCGCCATGGCCTGGGCCACGAGCAGGACGAAGGGGCAGTCCGAAACCGAAGCGGCGTCCGCAGCTGGCTTGGACTGGGCCGGTGCGGCCACGGCAACCCTTGGCTTCGCTGCCCTTACTCTTGGCATTGCCGAGATGGCGGCGCCGACCCCCATGACCTTGGCTATCCTGGCTGCTTCCATGGTGCTGCTCGGTGCCTTCGTCGCCATCGAGCGTCGCAGCGCCGCTCCGCTGCTCGACCTCGGCGTGCTCCGTCTCCGTCCTGTCGCGGCCGGCAACGCGCTGATTTTCGTCCACTCCGCCGGCCCGCTGGTCATGCTGTTTTTCGGGTCCCTGTACTTCCAGCAGGTGCGCGGTCTGCAACCGCTCGAAACCGGGCTGCTGTTCCTGCCAATGGCGCTTGCCTCGATCGCCGGGGCGCGTTTTGCTCCCGCCGCCATGGGGCGCCTTGCCCCGCGCATCATCGTGGCGCTCGGCTTTGTCTTGATGGGTGTCTCGGCCCTCATCCTGTCCTGGTTGCCGGCGGCGCCCGAGCCCTTCATCGCTGCGTCATCCGTGGCCTTCGCCATCGGCGGCTTCGGCTCGGCGCTTTCCTTTGTCTGCCTGACGGAAGCCGCAACCTCGTCGGCCAGAAAGGGCGAGGCAGGTATGATCTCGGGGCTGGTCAACACCTCGTTGCAGATGGGCGGTGCGTCGGTCCTCGCTTCGACCCTTGTCATTGCGGCAGTGGGCTCGTCCGCTCCGCTCGACGTTCATTCCAGTGCTTTCACCGCCGCTGCCGCTATCCTGCTTGCAGGCGCTGCCGCTGGCTTCTTCCTGCTCCCAGGCAAGTCCGGGCGGGCAGGGGCCTAG
- a CDS encoding LysR family transcriptional regulator has protein sequence MVDNGKALGPTVERLPPVEAVVIFTRVAETGSFTAAARAMGVPLATVSKRVAELEEHLGVRLIARTTRRSSLTEPGKRFLIHGRLIVDALQRATDEAAHAVAEPSGRLRLTMSSVLVEAGLGRIVARFVAANPKLRCEIDVSDRYVDLVAEGYDLAVRVGKLKDSSLIRRKIGSTEASMFAAPSLIAAHGMPSRPGELAGCPLIGEQIAPSESQTWALHHDAHKPVKIEFKPRMSANSVRAIAEAIEAGLGIGRLPTFVGRRMVAEGTAIHVLPGWAGPSLDISLVHAANRGMLPGVRLLIDTFTRETGALL, from the coding sequence ATGGTAGATAATGGAAAAGCGCTGGGGCCGACCGTTGAACGCCTTCCGCCGGTCGAGGCCGTCGTCATCTTCACCCGCGTTGCCGAGACGGGCAGCTTCACCGCAGCGGCTCGCGCCATGGGTGTTCCGCTGGCGACCGTCAGCAAACGGGTGGCCGAGCTGGAGGAGCATCTCGGCGTCAGGCTGATCGCGCGGACGACACGGCGCTCGTCGCTGACCGAGCCGGGCAAGCGCTTCCTCATTCATGGCCGGCTGATCGTCGACGCTCTGCAGCGGGCAACCGACGAGGCAGCCCATGCGGTGGCCGAGCCTTCCGGGCGGCTCAGGCTGACCATGTCGTCGGTGCTGGTCGAGGCCGGCCTCGGCAGGATCGTGGCGCGCTTCGTCGCCGCCAACCCGAAGCTGCGCTGCGAGATCGACGTTTCCGATCGTTACGTCGATCTCGTCGCCGAAGGGTACGACCTTGCCGTGCGCGTCGGAAAGCTCAAGGATTCCTCGCTGATCCGCCGCAAGATCGGCAGCACGGAGGCATCGATGTTTGCCGCCCCGTCCCTGATCGCTGCGCATGGCATGCCGTCACGCCCAGGCGAACTCGCCGGCTGTCCGCTGATCGGCGAGCAGATCGCCCCGAGCGAAAGCCAGACCTGGGCACTTCATCACGACGCCCACAAGCCGGTGAAAATCGAGTTCAAGCCGCGCATGTCGGCCAACAGCGTGCGTGCCATCGCAGAGGCCATCGAAGCCGGGCTCGGCATTGGCCGGTTGCCGACTTTCGTCGGCCGCAGGATGGTCGCAGAGGGAACCGCCATCCACGTGTTGCCCGGCTGGGCCGGCCCCAGCCTGGATATTTCGCTTGTCCATGCTGCCAACCGCGGCATGCTGCCGGGCGTGCGTCTTCTGATCGACACCTTCACGCGCGAAACCGGAGCGCTTCTTTAG
- the fghA gene encoding S-formylglutathione hydrolase, with product MKTVSTSKSHGGIQGVYSHASEACACDMTFAVFVPPQAKDGPVPVLWYLSGLTCTHANVMDKGEYRRLAAELGLMIVCPDTSPRGEGVADEKDNWQFGSGAGFYVDATQAPFAANYRMYSYVTEELPALIAANFPADMSRQAIFGHSMGGHGALTIALKNPERFKSCSAFAPIAQPSTAGWSKPALEKYLGPDEAAWRAYDTTLLIEDGKRFPEFLVDQGSADGFLNDGLRPWLLEEACGKAGIGLSLRMQDGYDHSYNFISTFMDDHLKWHAERLR from the coding sequence ATGAAGACCGTTTCCACGTCGAAGTCGCATGGCGGCATTCAGGGTGTCTATTCGCATGCCTCCGAGGCCTGCGCCTGTGACATGACCTTTGCCGTGTTCGTGCCGCCGCAGGCCAAGGACGGTCCGGTGCCGGTGCTGTGGTACCTGTCGGGCCTCACCTGCACCCATGCCAACGTCATGGACAAGGGCGAGTACCGGCGCCTGGCGGCCGAACTCGGCCTGATGATCGTCTGCCCCGACACCAGCCCGCGCGGCGAAGGCGTGGCCGACGAGAAGGACAACTGGCAGTTCGGTTCGGGCGCCGGCTTCTATGTCGATGCCACGCAGGCGCCGTTCGCCGCGAACTACCGCATGTACTCCTATGTCACGGAGGAACTGCCTGCGCTGATCGCCGCGAACTTCCCCGCCGACATGTCGCGCCAGGCGATCTTTGGTCATTCGATGGGCGGGCATGGCGCTTTGACCATCGCACTCAAGAACCCCGAGCGCTTCAAGAGCTGCTCGGCCTTTGCACCGATTGCCCAGCCATCGACGGCCGGCTGGTCGAAGCCGGCGTTGGAGAAATATCTCGGCCCGGACGAGGCCGCATGGCGCGCCTATGATACGACGCTGCTGATCGAGGACGGCAAGCGCTTCCCGGAGTTCCTGGTCGACCAGGGTTCCGCCGACGGTTTCCTCAACGACGGCCTGCGCCCTTGGCTGCTCGAGGAGGCGTGCGGCAAGGCCGGCATCGGCCTCTCCCTGCGCATGCAGGACGGCTATGACCATTCCTACAACTTCATCTCGACCTTCATGGACGACCACCTCAAATGGCACGCCGAACGGCTGCGCTGA
- a CDS encoding metallophosphoesterase: MTSHRDDTDGDGITRRHALECMLWAGTGVLWTVSGGVPVSLNLLGEAEAASALSGGFTFLQISDSHIGFDKAANPHAIDTLKEAIGKIHALPVKPSFLIHTGDITHLSKAEQFDTAREIIGGAGFDVHYVPGEHDVIDENNGRAYLDRYGKNTKGAGWFSFDQNGIHFVGLVNVVNLKAGGLGNLGAEQLAWLADDLKPVSASTPIVVFAHIPLWTIYPEWGWGTDDSTQALALLKRFGSVTVLNGHIHQIMQKVEGNVTFHTARSTAFPQPAPGTAPAPGPMTVPAGQLRSLLGITDVAVKQGKTELAIIDTTLAGA; encoded by the coding sequence ATGACCTCCCATCGCGATGACACCGACGGCGACGGCATCACCCGCCGCCATGCACTGGAATGCATGCTCTGGGCCGGCACCGGCGTGCTCTGGACCGTCTCGGGCGGCGTGCCCGTCTCGCTCAACCTGCTCGGCGAAGCCGAGGCCGCTTCAGCGCTTTCAGGCGGCTTCACCTTCCTGCAGATTTCCGACAGCCACATAGGCTTCGACAAGGCCGCCAACCCGCATGCGATCGACACGCTGAAAGAGGCGATCGGCAAGATCCATGCCCTGCCTGTCAAGCCTTCTTTCCTGATCCACACCGGCGACATCACCCACCTGTCCAAGGCCGAGCAATTCGATACCGCCCGCGAGATCATCGGCGGCGCCGGCTTCGACGTGCACTATGTGCCGGGCGAGCACGACGTCATCGACGAGAACAACGGCCGCGCCTATCTCGACCGCTACGGCAAGAACACCAAGGGCGCAGGCTGGTTTTCCTTCGACCAGAACGGCATCCATTTCGTCGGCCTGGTCAATGTCGTCAATCTCAAGGCCGGTGGCCTGGGCAATCTTGGTGCCGAACAGCTCGCCTGGCTTGCCGACGACCTCAAACCGGTCAGCGCCTCCACCCCGATCGTCGTCTTCGCCCATATCCCGCTGTGGACGATCTATCCCGAATGGGGCTGGGGCACCGACGACTCGACCCAGGCGCTGGCGCTGCTCAAGCGTTTCGGCTCGGTCACCGTGCTCAACGGGCACATCCATCAGATCATGCAGAAGGTCGAAGGCAATGTGACCTTCCACACGGCGCGCTCGACGGCCTTCCCCCAGCCCGCGCCCGGAACAGCCCCTGCCCCCGGACCGATGACGGTTCCGGCCGGACAGCTGCGCAGCCTGCTCGGCATCACCGATGTCGCAGTCAAGCAAGGCAAGACCGAGCTTGCCATCATCGACACCACCCTGGCCGGGGCATGA
- a CDS encoding cupredoxin family copper-binding protein, which produces MPSNRLSLLAIFVALGAAAMPMPLRAADPVRVKIENFAFTPQDLAIKAGTTVVFENDDDIPHLVVAADGSFRSKALDTGDTYAFTFASSGDFPYFCGIHPHMQGKITVSP; this is translated from the coding sequence ATGCCGTCCAACAGGCTTTCACTGCTGGCGATCTTCGTCGCCCTGGGCGCGGCAGCGATGCCCATGCCGCTGCGCGCCGCAGACCCGGTTCGCGTCAAGATCGAGAACTTCGCCTTCACGCCTCAGGACCTGGCGATCAAGGCGGGAACGACGGTCGTCTTCGAGAATGACGACGACATTCCGCATCTGGTCGTGGCCGCGGACGGGTCGTTCCGCTCCAAGGCGCTTGACACCGGCGACACCTATGCCTTCACATTCGCGAGTTCTGGTGACTTTCCCTACTTCTGCGGCATCCACCCGCATATGCAGGGCAAGATCACCGTCAGCCCATGA
- a CDS encoding sigma-70 family RNA polymerase sigma factor, whose amino-acid sequence MSAPAGEVVPNTDTPAGRFGEVVLPHLGDALALARWLTGSSDDAEDVVQDACLKAYAGISTYAGGSARAWLLAIVRNCSYSWLARNHPPSLVMAGDLSDLDGLAGNDGQDDTTPEAALIAKSDAAALAGAISGLPHPFREVVVLRDINGLSYREIATMLCLPIGTVMSRLSRARALLIAELGDLK is encoded by the coding sequence ATGAGCGCGCCGGCCGGCGAGGTCGTGCCGAACACAGACACACCGGCCGGACGCTTTGGCGAAGTGGTGCTGCCGCATCTCGGCGACGCGCTGGCGCTGGCCCGCTGGCTTACCGGCAGTTCTGACGACGCCGAGGACGTCGTCCAGGACGCGTGCCTCAAGGCCTATGCCGGCATCTCGACCTATGCCGGCGGCAGCGCCCGCGCCTGGCTGCTCGCCATCGTGCGCAACTGCTCCTACAGCTGGTTGGCGAGGAACCACCCGCCCAGCCTTGTCATGGCTGGCGACCTGTCCGATCTCGACGGCCTTGCCGGCAATGACGGGCAGGATGACACGACCCCGGAAGCAGCGCTGATTGCAAAATCCGATGCGGCAGCGCTTGCGGGCGCGATCTCCGGCCTGCCGCATCCGTTCCGCGAGGTGGTGGTGCTGCGCGACATCAACGGCCTGAGCTACCGCGAGATCGCCACCATGCTGTGCCTGCCGATTGGCACGGTGATGTCGCGCCTTTCCAGGGCGCGCGCCCTGCTGATCGCCGAACTCGGGGACCTCAAATGA
- a CDS encoding anti-sigma factor yields the protein MTTPGTISTDPPDIRLLLHALADGELDAATALALERQMASDPALAAEHARIVALKTAFQALPPQQPSPQLLARIEELHHAGTPLAAPARRSDQSFDWRALAASILVTAFLASSATYWATQGPALQGFASEIAGSHRRSLLAASAVDVASSDRHTVKPWLDARIGVSPPAVDLSAVGYALVGGRVEVIDGKPVPALVYQLRKHLITLIAIPQDQPAPQAGAPDLSAGGFPIVRWSDGTFSYWAVSDIGRDELQQFADRFRAAATSAAPPK from the coding sequence ATGACCACGCCGGGCACCATATCCACCGATCCCCCCGACATCAGGCTTCTGCTGCATGCGCTGGCCGATGGCGAACTTGATGCGGCAACGGCACTCGCCCTCGAACGACAGATGGCCAGCGACCCTGCCCTCGCGGCTGAACACGCACGTATCGTCGCGCTGAAAACGGCATTTCAGGCCCTGCCGCCGCAACAGCCGAGCCCGCAGCTGCTGGCAAGGATCGAAGAACTGCATCACGCAGGGACGCCCTTGGCAGCGCCTGCGCGGCGTAGCGATCAGTCCTTCGACTGGCGGGCGCTCGCCGCCTCGATCCTGGTCACGGCCTTCCTGGCGAGCAGCGCAACCTACTGGGCGACCCAGGGTCCGGCACTCCAGGGCTTCGCGTCCGAGATCGCCGGCAGCCACAGGCGCAGCCTTCTTGCGGCAAGCGCAGTCGATGTCGCATCCTCAGACCGTCACACGGTCAAGCCCTGGCTCGATGCGCGGATCGGCGTGTCCCCGCCCGCGGTCGACCTGTCGGCGGTTGGATATGCGCTGGTTGGCGGTCGTGTCGAAGTGATCGATGGCAAGCCGGTGCCGGCGCTGGTCTACCAGTTGCGCAAGCACCTGATCACCTTGATCGCGATACCGCAGGACCAGCCAGCGCCGCAGGCCGGCGCGCCCGACCTATCCGCCGGTGGCTTCCCGATTGTGCGGTGGAGCGACGGCACATTTTCCTACTGGGCTGTTTCGGACATCGGACGCGACGAGCTGCAGCAATTCGCCGACCGTTTCCGCGCGGCAGCG